The window GATCATAAATATACTTCCTTAGAATCGAAACATGAAACACATTATGAACCTTAGACAGGCTTGGGGGTAAGGCTACTTTATATGCCAAAGTGCCTattctttctaatatttcaaacggacccacaaaacgaggactaagttttccttttctcccaaatctcatcacagacttcataggtgaaactttcaagaacacatgatcacccacctcaaactccaaatctcgcctacgatgatcagcataactcttatgtctactttgagctgcttttaatctttctttaatcaaagcaactttttcaacagtcaactgcacaagttcaaggcccaaaagtttcctttctccaacatcattccaacagataggagatcgacatttcctaccatacaatgcctcaaaaggtgccatcccaatgctagcttgaaaactattgttataggcaaactctactaaaggtaaatgatcatcccaattacctcgcaggtccaaaatacaagctctcaacaaatcttccaaaacctgaattaccctttttgattggccatcagtttgaggatggaaagcagtactaaaactcaacttagtgcccaaagctttttgtagactatgccagaatctagaagtgaaacgaggatctctgtcaaacactatagaaactggtactccatgcattctcacaatctccttcacataaagagaagctaaacgatctaaagaaaagttcactttcataggcaaaaagtgagcagactttgtcaaccgatcaacaatcacccaaatagcattattaccctctaaggttcttggcaatcctatcacaaaatccatggtaatatgctcccacttccactcaggaatAGCAAGTGGCTGCAAAGACCCTGCTGGTCGCTGATGTTCAGCCTTCACCTGTTGACACACTaaacactgagccacaaattgtgcaatatcacgcttcatacctgaccaccaatagttttgcctcaaatccttgtacatctttgtccctcctgggtggattgcaaacttggaacaatgagcttcctctaaaagctccctccttaagtcttcatcatttgggacacaaagtctagtcccaaatctcaagatctcatcatctgacaaaacaaaatcaggctTACTGTCCCTCTTAACTTCCTCCATAACTTGCACTAATTgggaatcattcttttgtagggtcttaattctcccaactaagtctggttgtactctaaaatttgctacaagtgctcctaagcccataactcgaaagtggacttgtaaactcctcaactcTTCAAGTAACTGCCCTTGACAACCTCTAATAGCTGCTAGAGAACCAACTgacttcctactcaaggcatcagctacaacattcgccttcccaGGATGATACTGAATAATACAATCATAGTCCTTAAGTAGTTCTATCCATCTtctctgtctcatgttcaactccttttgggaaaatagatacttcaaactcttatgatctgtgaatatctcacaagtttcaccaaaaagaaaatgtctccaaatcttaagtgcaaaaaccacagcagctaactccaaatcatgagtagggtaattcctttcataaggcttcaactgtctagaagcataagctacaactctcccatgctgcataagaacacaacccaaaccctgatgagaggcatcactatacaccacaaatcctcctgaacctgaagggatagtcaaaataggagctgacactaatctattcttcaactcttggaagctacattcacaatcatcagaccactcaaacttaactcccttctgtgtcaacttagttaaaggtagggcaatcttagagaacccttctataaaccgcctatagtaaccagcaagtcccaagaaacttcgaatctcaGTCACAGTACTAGGTCTTCTCCAATTAGCTACAACATCTATCTTGCCAGGGTCAACTGAGATGCCATCATTGCTtaccacatgcccaaggaaagaaattcggtctacccaaaactcacacttcttCAGTTTAGCATACAACTGCTTATCTCTGAGGGTCTGTAATACCATACTCAAATGGCCTTCATGCTCCTCTCTACTTCTTGAGGATACCAAGatgtcatctataaaaaccaccacaaactgatctaaatagggtttgaataccctattcatcaagtccataaaagcagcaggtgcattagtcaaaccaaaaggcataacaagAAACTCATAGTGCCCATACCTAGTTCGAAAAGCAGTCTTGGGTACATCTTCCCCTCTAACCCTCAACTGGTGATAACCCGATCGAAGATCtatcttagagaacacacaagcaccttgtagctgatcaaacaaatcatcaatccgaggaaGGGGATACTTATTCCTCACTAtcaccttattcaactccctatagtcaatgcaaagtctcattgagccatccttctttttcacaaatagaacaggagctccccaaggtgaaacactaggcctgataaaacccttgtctaataactcctgaagctgaactttcaactccttaagctccacaGGTGCCATCCTGTATGGGGCCTTAGACATAGGACCTGTTCCTGGTACCTGATCGatggtgaactccacctctctctctggtgGCAAGCCAGGCAAATCCTCTAGAAAGACATCAGGATACTCCCTTACTATaggtatgtcttccaacttcaaatcacttTCATTACTCACCACACTAGCCAAAAATCCTTGGCAACCCTTCTTGAGCAAGCTACTAGCTCGCAAGGCTGAGATCATACGCAATGGTCTGTCCACATGCTTCCCTTCAAAGCTAAACTTAGGCTGACCAGGAATACTAAACGTCACCCTTTTCTCAAAACAGTCAACAGAGGCATGGtaggaagctaaccaatccatccccaaaatcacatcaaaatcctgaaggtcaaggagtactaaatcaactggcatttccctataaccaatcatcacaatacaatttctaagcattctactagccacaacagaatctcccacaggagtagcaacaatcaaatcaaagtccatgctagcaacaggcaaacccaacaaaccagcaaaagatactgaaacaaaagagtgtgttgatccaggatcaatcaagactctagcaaataaggtgtggattcggagagtacctgtcaccacatcagaagtggcctgagcatctcgatgagtcatagcaaacacccgtccttgggctttgggtttctgtttatcctccttattttcctctttaggcTTCCCAGTGATGAACTTCCTATTCTCTGGACAATCTCTGATCAAATGTCCTTGcttcccacaaccaaagcaggctccagtctctctatagcatggcctacccccatgcttcttaccacaagtaggacaagccCCATCTAAATTCTGCGTTGTCTTccctttattctgatttcttCCTGATGTAGACCTTCGCTGTGCTTGattaccatgagcaccatcacTCCTATTTCGCTTCCTTTGCTGTTCCCTATACTGATGAAGCTCCTCATTATCTTTCTCTGCTATAAGGGCTCTGTCAACAACCTCTGAATAGACACCAAGCTTCAGAAtagatatcttgttcttcaaataaggcttcaatccatcctgaaactttaatgccTTTTCCTCCTCTGTAGCAATCAATTGTGGGGAAAAACGTGATAACTCTGTAAATTTGGCCTCATACTGAGCCACAGTCATATCCCCCTGTTCTAAACGAATAAACACTCCCACCTTCTGCCGCCTAACACTGTCAGGGAAATACTTCTTGTAGAAAGCCTCCCTAAATTGTCTCCATGTTATGGGTCCCTGATCCTCCAAAAGTCTCCTAGTCATACGCCACCAATGATCTGcctctttatctaacataaaagctgcataagaggctttttgctcctcagagcaatctatgacaccaaagaatttctccatcttaaggatccaagcctctgcctctgtgggatctgtagcaccagaaaagTAAGGAGGACCCAATTTCTTGAAGTCATCAAAAGAGCTACCCCTAGAAGATGAAGACTGTCCCTAAACATTAGTCCCAACAGCTCGAGCTTGGCGTTCAACTAAACCAGCTAGTGTCCCAAGATACCTATAGATCCCTTCTGCACTCACGGGAGGCAAACCCTCAATTGGAGGTACATCATCATTAGCCTGACTGTTTTGGGAAGATGCAGGTCTCCTTGGTGGCATGGTGTCCTATAAAGCAATAGGTgtaactaaattagtcactaaaaAGTCAAATAAGTAAATCAGAATTGTAAGGAATAAAAGGAATCAGactagatgaagttgaaacttaaactaatacGTCACTCATCTATTCCCAAAGGTACACTAAACAAGTTCCCATCAAGATCACaacctagtgctctgataccactctgtcacgccccaagacccactccaagggcgtgacggtcatttcacacctcaaacccgaaggcttaaagtataatctgacccaaacagtCATAatgtaactggatgttaccaattaccaaatacctgctcAAAGTAGcggaaacaaaatctaaaatcctcaaaattcaatttccaaataacttccaaataccaaatgatccaaaataacataactaatagttaaacaaaatccaacataaaatcctaagtcaaatcctaatgatgaccattcctcagcctagccatcactcctcacccgaactaagagtacctgaaaaattttcaacaattgggaatgagctcacagcccaataaggaaaattaatgcaattcatgaatcaaatattttcatttcaaataggagatatcattttttttttctcatcaaatatcagagtttcaaaaataccaatatattcaaaattcaaccaaccattttcatattaaattcaaacactttcacataagattcaatcaaatccattcaattttcattactctggttatcaaatatcaaatgcccagttaggtgggacttttcaaatgggtggctagcctcaaattgttcctggtggacggtaccaaacactactagtactagtaacctctaaccaaacccctagaggttggggtctaaatcaattacattcccaccatgaaatgtaaaggtcaactattatatcccgttgacagggccgaatagtcaactattatatctcattgacaagggccaaataaaccagagtgatgtttttttttgttcaagtattcaaatttacacaacataatatctccatattttgtgtcataaataaaacaaaatattccaacataacatttagtgcaaaacaatttgatccatgcatggtaacaaaatatcattttattttccacaattcaaaataacatataaaataatttaattttataaatattacattaacttcccttacctcaaaagaagtccttgaaagcttgggagaagaataattctgaaaaaaatataatctactaTTCACCTAATAtacataagagaaacaattattactatttatttataatttaactaatctattccttatttaaataaaactaataaattctcaatttgtttctaataacacattactaatttaattaaattataactttatttcattataaaattctatatatattgctaaatctctcattttatttattataaaaataccattattactattatcttatttattaatctaaaactaaatatcattttttttttattatccaaTTCAATAGCTACTTAACCATTACTCATTCTCGGGTacaccaaaccaaaccaaaaagcaagtttttttttttttttttttgccatcatcatgattcattatatatatatatatatatactcctTCCATGTGGCTTCCAGCACAGTACATGTAcgcccccattttttttttttttttcattccttcctggatactaaaatcaaaatattaaattttcactatttgatattaaaacgaattaaaaaaaaaaatctaaccctaatctagatttggggttttccaaaaaaaatatatctaatgtgtttgaaattaatcaatgaatttaaaatattaaactaggggttagaatcttacctatagagatctgttcttcaaccctgaaatctgactccaaccttacgttctctggaattctgcgaacaggaactctattcagaaaagaagggaaagaataaaatttctaatttatacctagggtattaaTCGTAAAATTACtcttttacccttttttttttattaaattaattaattaactaatttaattattaataacaatttcctaaattacccttaaaagaaaatgcttgGGCGTTACACCCTATGTATGTGCAAATACGATCACAACTCTCGAAACCACTGTACAAAATGTTTGTTCTTTTCAGGAACACCTTCTTTGCCACCATTGTACAAATTCTCAGCTTTGCACAAAACATTGCATTTCACTAAAACTCTCTTTTGTCCTAGGCATAACACTTTCATTGATCCAAACCTTCCAAAACTATAACCATAACTCCAAACAAAGTCTCGAATTGGCTGCCATTTGTGGCAAAGAAGAACATTATGATGGTAATTTTGCAAAGGGCTTGAAGAAGTTCCTACAACCAtggagatgaaaaaaaaagatataaaagggTTATGTGAGCATTGAAAAAATAGGGCTTATGCCCATCCTCAAGAGTCAAATAGTATTATGGGTTTTAAAGAGAATAACATGTCTAACgtcaattgatattaatatgtTATGATAATGGAATAAACTTTGCAATGTTAGATGTTAATAGactataagaaataaattgatgagaggtatttttagaattaaaagaTAAGTAGTAAgacatttttaaaatgaaaaaattgacaAACACCTTACACTTTTTATAGTAGTATAGATATCCTTTAATCCTTTACACTTGTCACTTTCTCAAAGGTTTTGGTCATAATAGAAAAGAATTTTTTCTAGGTGCACTTTGCCTGTGTAATCATTGACAAGGCCTCCCGTGTTTTCACTTACATGGTCATCCTGTGTTATCGCTAACACGAGCTCCCCGTAGTATCACTAATATGGCCACCCCATGTTACTCCTAATACGGGCGGTTCATTCTGAAGCCATACAACGAGGAATATTTGCCAAAGTTTACGTGGGGATCATGCAACCGTTATATCTAGACGGGCAGTTCTTGAGTTGTCCTCTTCACATCTCAAAAGCAGTACTTTTGGGCATAACATGAGTTTGGTGGGAAAAAATTTTGAACACATTGTTTTTATACTCAGCTACCccctaatggaaaaaaatgcatCATTTCTTGCCACGTGTTGAAGGTTTCTAGAAATTTACAGAAGGCGATGAGTTATGATTGCTCTCATTCTCTTCCCTCTTTAATGTGGTACCTCTCCGCTttcttattatttctttttctccttttttaaacatttttggTTATCCATCGACTTTCCTTATTTACacccttctctttctcttttatcATGTTATTTAGTTTGGCTTTAGAGAACTGCTTCACTCAAGGagttttcttcttcatctttgcaAGTAGTGATTTGTTGTTCAATCTTCCTTGTTTGGTGAGTAAGTTTCTTGACGTTTCCTTTAAATTTACTGTCTTGATTtcagtagattttttttttttttttctagtttgcTTTCCACTAGTTTTCCTTCTTGTATTTCCCTACGTTCTTTGCGTCTCCTTGGAAAGctttttctttccattcatAGTATTATTTCCTCAAGGGATTTTTTGGGGGTCGGCTCTACGTTTTCTTAGTGGCTAAATTGATGTCTTTTGTATAAGTGTCTTTGCTTGtcccttgaaaaaaaatgtCACGATCAAATTTTGGTTGTTCATCTAGTTTTACTTAGACTGAAGGGGAAGTGATGGAGCCTATTGGGGACTATGTCGCATCCCACAGCCTAGAGGAAAGTCCACATGATTTAAGTAGTGACGGGTTAGGTCATGGAATAACCTTGGCCCAGGTATGAGAACTTGATTTTTGATGTTCATACTCCATTCTTGAAGATGTAGGTATTCACTTCCCTAGTGATCCTTTGGAGGTTCATGATACTACCCAAGTGTGGGAGCCAAATGATTTGATGTATTGGCCTTGTGATCACCTTGCGGTGGGGCTTGGTGCATCAGTTTCTATActgaaaatgctaaaaaatcttcataaataattgaaaactttGGTTCTACCATTTCTGGATTCAAAGGAGGTTTCTTCATGCAGAAATGAGTTTCAGGGTTTTTGAGAGAGTTTTTTCAAGGGGGAGCCGACCTCTCTTTGGTTGGGGAGGAGCTACATATATGCTCCTCCTACATGAAGCTTCGGGAGAGTTTCTTCCCTCTTTCTTCCATATGTTTGACTATCTTTTTTAGTATCTAGCCAACTCATTGCTGACCTTGACCACCAGCGGCCAAAAAAGTGGTTGTAGATTTGCTTTTAATGGTAGGTAGGAAAGCGGATTGGTGTTAATTGAAGGTTATATCTTGTAGAGGACCTTAATCATAGGTACATTTTGGGATGTTTATTTTTGGCAAGATCATATACTATACTCGAATACATCTCGGACATGTGCACTTGAACATTATTCACATTCTAGTTGGTGTTTCCATCCTTTAACTTTATTCATGAGTTACACTTGGGCTTAGAGGAGGTCTGttttatttatcctttaaaATTGTCTGCTTGGGGAAGTTCTCTCTCCGTTGATACTCATTCCTTACAACTAGTGGTCGGGTTGCCTACCACCAGCAAAGGGGCGACTTGTGGTAACGTCATAGTGTTGGGAAATTGGGGTTGTAACCTAGGAGGATCTTCACAGGAGTTCCCCTTAAACGGGTCCTTTTGTAAATCTGGTACAGTTTGATTTTGCCCGTTTCTCTCTACGATTTGTTCCCTTCAACTTCTCCCTtcctgttttctttttcctttttctttctacaAACTTTCCTGTTGTCATTCAAACAAGTCTCAGTGAACGGGGTAGACGAGTTGAATGGCTTCCACCAGAGGGTTTTGATAAGGTTAACTTCATGCTTCACCTTAGCGAAAAGGAAATTAAGATATTACCAATCACTTCTGTCATCATCCCGATTGAAGGCGATTTTGATGAACCTAGTGCATTTTCGTATTCAACAAATACCCCGTCTTCTCTTTGGACAGGTATAACCCCCCAGCTTCATCTTGGCTATATAGACATTAAACAAGCTGAAACGGTTGCTCGTGAGCGGGAACGGGCCGAAGATTAAAGGGTTCTGGTTACCGCAGCAAGTGAAGTGAATCAGACCGTGGTTAACTACGTTACTTCCTCTTTGTCAGTTAAGAATTCTCTCGTGATCAATATTGACTGAGACGAGTGAGGGTGCAACAATGAGTTCTTCCGGACGTCCCTTTGGTGAATACTGTCAGTGGTCTGTCTCGCGGCTCCAAGAAGATAAGCAAACGGTTTCGAGCATTTTCTGATTCTGTGGGGCCTTCTTTTAAACGCCCTGCTCGTTAGCCTTCACTTCTCCCACGAGATGATCGGCCCATAATTCCTCGATCGACTGCTCCTCCTGTGAATAGGGAACCATGCCCAGTTATGCCCCCGCAACCACTGTTGACAACTGGGGGGTGTTTTTTAGAAGGGTAcatcttttttcaaaaaagatgTTCCACCATTTTTCACTCACTGATTTGATGCCTATACCTCATTCTGTGGCATCGTCTTCACTGCAGCCGTCTTTAATGCTTGTTCCAGACGATCTAGACGAGCGTAATACTCGTGTTATAGAATTGCTTTTTCACCTTCTTTTTCCTTGGTTTGTGTTACTTCGTTACtctgttttcttttcatttagtTTTACCTTCTTTTTATTACTCCTATCTTTTTGTTTGTGCGCAAATTTAGTATCGTCGAAGGATTTATATTGCCACTATCAAATGATGTGGGACAAGCTAAAGGACCACACAACTAAGGGATATTGCTCTGGCCATGTGTCAGCACCCGTACCTTGACCTGGACACTATGGCCACTAAGGGTATCATGGGTGGGCACCTTGCACCCATGAGGGCAGCCTTGAGGGAAGAAATAAGGTGAAAGTGGGTTTGTGGCATCAGATCGGCAAAAGGACTGCAGCACTTGGGCAGTACAAGGAGTCGTGTGCACACTAGCCGCAGGCAAAGGCAGCACAAGGGTAGTTCTCGAGCTGTCCCCTTCAAAATGGAGCTGGGATTGTTAGGTATGTTGCCTAAAGCTTGCGACAGAAGGCACAAGTCAAGCTTTGGTTTCAATGCCAGATTGCTAATTAAACAGGTTGGATGATCCAATTGGGCAACAGCAGTGTACAATGTGGGATTCAACTCTTTCTGAAGGACTTAGTCTTGGTTTCAGTGCCTGATTAGTAGTCCCTTGTGATGAAAGGTGAAGGCCGTGTAGAATAGGTTTCTCCAACTTCGATATGGATTAGAGCAGATCTATGATCTATCCAAGAGATTGCAAACCCAACAGATAAAAGGAGAATGAAAAAGGTGGCCTGAAACTGAGAAAAATACTTTCTGCACATATGTAAGTTATTGTCATGACTGGgacattctctctctctctctctctcgatgAGATCACATGGATCACTCTTGGAGATATTCTCTTGTAAAAATCCTTTTCGTATGTAAATATGTTTACAAATGGGTAACCACGTCTTTCACTATATAGATATGTGATATGGATTAATTGGGAACAGTCCATCTGTATTTTCAGTTTCTTTAATTCGAATTTTCCACGCCTTTGTTCTTGGGACCACATCTTGATACACAAGTGACACTGGAGAGAGATCTTATTCCCTCTATTGATTAGGGCAAACAACACAAGCTCCCAACCTGTTTGAGCGAGACTCCAAACCCAGCCCTGTCTCAACAATGTTTGGGCCAACATATAACCAGTCCCATTGTCGGCTATAACAAAATTGCAAcgtattatttgattttaacatTTATTGCTATTGCTGAATGCCTGCTTGGCAGGAATCCCCACAGTGAACAAATGGAAGTGGTTCATTATGTTTATACACCTTCTGATGAAATTGGAAATCTGGGTCTCAATTAGTCCATTGCCAATTTCCCTGCTTGAAAAACAGAGTGCAAACAAACTGCATAGCAACAGAACAAGCCTTGTGGATAGACTGAAACTAGACACTTCTGTGACGCCTTATTCCTAACCAACTACCAAGCAAATCGAGGAGAACTAGATATAAGAGTGTGCAAACCTCATCATTAATAGAAGCCACTGTATTGTAGAAACTTGGTGAGTTCTACATTGGAGATGTCTTCAATTTAACACGCCAAAGTGCATATTATTATTGCGAGAAAATGAAAGTTTGGGGACTGAAAcactaaaacaaaataaatgcaGTGTGGTAGACGAAGATGCAGTTGAATGGTGAGACGAAATCATgcagttcctttgagcttcttGGTGATGCCAGCAGTGTACATCCCCTGGTGGAAAGCTTGCGCCAACTCTATCTCAGTAGGCTGTCTTGAGCCGTCCCCAGCGTAAGTTCCTGCACCATAGGGGGAACCACCCTTCACCTGCTCTATCTCAAACATGCCAGCTCCAAATGTATATCCAATGGGAACAAAGATCATGCCATGGTGAACAAGCTGGGTGATGGCTGTCAAACTGCACACAGTTTCCACAAGTGAGAAAATTCTTCTGCACTGTATTTAGCAGATGagagaaaagaaacaaagatgCCTAATAAAGGAGGCCTTAGGAATTGGGGGATTTGTGAAAAGGGAGCTTACGGAGTAGTCTCTTGTCCACCTCCTTGAGACCCAGTGCTATAGAAAAGGCCTGCAGGCTTGCCTGCAAGCTGCTGTGTTCTCCATAGCGCTCCAGTTGCATCCAAGAATGCTTTAAATTGACCAGCCATCATTCCAAATCTAGTGGGGAAACCAAAGATAAACCCATCGGCCTCAGAAAGTTCAGCAGGTGTAATAACTGGTACATCACTCTTAGGCGGTGCCCCCATCAGCCCAAGAACATCCTCAGGGAGTGTTTCAGGTACCTGCTTGCCGATTGAGGAACAAGTGAATCCATATTAAATCACACTCCAATCAGAAGCATATGATGAACAAAATgtgtaaaattttgaaaatcccCACTTTAATGCATGAAAATAGCAGTTGTATCTAACACTTAGAATGATGGCATTGGTATCCTATTAAGCAGAGAGACCAACTTCGATACTTCAACAAATATATTGATTTGTTGCAAATCAAATTGAGACcaagaacaaaaatttaaactgttttaaaaaacaattccataaaaatagtttttgaaaattgttctttaatgaTCTACATAACATAAATTTGATTGgaagtttttaaatatattttaaaaacaatttttatatgtagtaatttatatttaatcattcttcatatttatataattattttttaaaataatcctttaaaaacatgtaaaaacaactagaaacaaataaaaaaaataaatattctcttataaaaataagatattttatatttttaagaacaaaaaattgttttatatttttattataataaattttttaacaccACCCACCCAAATAAATGCCCTatgttatcttaaaattttgtacTTACAAAAACAAATTACTGATTACAATTCTTTCAGATTTATAGATGAATTAATGCCAGCAAA of the Vitis vinifera cultivar Pinot Noir 40024 chromosome 10, ASM3070453v1 genome contains:
- the LOC109122624 gene encoding uncharacterized protein LOC109122624; this translates as MEKFFGVIDCSEEQKASYAAFMLDKEADHWWRMTRRLLEDQGPITWRQFREAFYKKYFPDSVRRQKVGVFIRLEQGDMTVAQYEAKFTELSRFSPQLIATEEEKALKFQDGLKPYLKNKISILKLGVYSEVVDRALIAEKDNEELHQYREQQRKRNRSDGAHGNQAQRRSTSGRNQNKGKTTQNLDGACPTCGKKHGGRPCYRETGACFGCGKQGHLIRDCPENRKFITGKPKEENKEDKQKPKAQGRVFAMTHRDAQATSDVVTGTLSSGEE
- the LOC100241452 gene encoding probable NAD(P)H dehydrogenase (quinone) FQR1-like 1 yields the protein MAAKLYIVYYSTYGHVEKLAQEIKKGAESVEGVEVKLWQVPETLPEDVLGLMGAPPKSDVPVITPAELSEADGFIFGFPTRFGMMAGQFKAFLDATGALWRTQQLAGKPAGLFYSTGSQGGGQETTPLTAITQLVHHGMIFVPIGYTFGAGMFEIEQVKGGSPYGAGTYAGDGSRQPTEIELAQAFHQGMYTAGITKKLKGTA